A single region of the Sciurus carolinensis chromosome 16, mSciCar1.2, whole genome shotgun sequence genome encodes:
- the Slc1a5 gene encoding neutral amino acid transporter B(0) isoform X2 — protein MHDDIPLWNDCTSRNIFPSNLVSATFSSYSTTYQLRKINGTQVKVPVGLEVEGTNILGLVVFAIVFGGALRKLGPEGELLVRFFNAFNDATMVLVSWIMWYAPVGILFLVASKIAKMQDVGKLFTSLGKYILCCLLGHAIHGILVLPLIYFIFTRKNPYRFLWGIMTPLATAFGTSSSSATLPLMMKCVEEKNGVSKHISRFILPIGATVNMDGAALFQCVAAVFIAQLNRRPLNFVNIITILVTATASSVGAAGIPAGGVLTLAIILEAVNLPVNEISLILAVDWLVDRSCTILNVEGDALGAGLLQSYVDRTKTQSTEPELIQVKSEVPLNPLPAATEEGNPLLKQYQGPPVDAATFEKESVM, from the exons ATGCATGATGATATTCCACTGTGGAATGACTGTACATCCAG AAATATCTTTCCCTCCAACCTGGTGTCTGCAACCTTTTCCTCT TACTCTACCACCTACCAACTGAGAAAGATCAACGGGACCCAGGTGAAG GTGCCCGTGGGGCTGGAGGTGGAAGGCACGAACATCCTGGGCCTGGTGGTGTTTGCCATCGTCTTTGGCGGGGCCCTGCGGAAGCTAGGCCCTGAAGGGGAGCTGCTCGTCCGCTTCTTCAATGCCTTCAATGATGCCACCATGGTGCTGGTCTCCTGGATCATGTG GTACGCTCCTGTGGGCATCCTGTTCCTTGTGGCCAGCAAGATTGCGAAGATGCAGGACGTGGGGAAGCTCTTCACCAGCCTTGGCAAATACATCCTGTGCTGCCTGCTGGGCCATGCCATCCACGGAATCCTGGTATTGCCCCTCATCTACTTCATCTTCACCCGAAAGAACCCCTACCGCTTCCTGTGGGGCATCATGACACCGCTGGCCACTGCCTTTGGGACCTCCTCCAG CTCCGCCACGCTGCCGCTGATGATGAAGTGCGTGGAGGAGAAGAACGGCGTGTCCAAGCACATTAGCCGCTTCATCCTGCCCATCGGCGCCACGGTCAACATGGACGGTGCGGCGCTTTTCCAGTGCGTGGCTGCTGTGTTCATTGCACAGCTCAACAGGCGACCCCTGAACTTCGTGAATATCATCACCATCCT ggtCACAGCCACCGCGTCCAGCGTGGGGGCAGCGGGCATCCCCGCAGGCGGTGTCCTCACTCTGGCCATCATCCTCGAAGCGGTCAACCTCCCTGTCAATGAAATCTCCTTGATCCTGGCTGTGGACTGGCTAGT GGACCGGTCCTGTACCATCCTCAACGTGGAAGGTGATGCTCTGGGGGCAGGACTCCTCCAGAGTTATGTGGATCGCACGAAGACGCAGAGCACGGAGCCCGAGTTGATCCAGGTTAAGAGTGAGGTACCTCTGAATCCACTGCCGGCTGCCACAGAGGAAGGGAACCCCCTCCTCAAACAGTATCAGGGTCCCCCTGTGGATGCTGCCACCTTTGAGAAGGAGTCAGTGATGTAA